One Gloeobacter morelensis MG652769 DNA window includes the following coding sequences:
- a CDS encoding ABC transporter substrate-binding protein has translation MAGKPLGHRGAGTQAADFEQSARWKPTRRQFLQGSGAASAGLLLAPGYAGAADAPEVTAVRIGFVGQTDASPIIIAKVKGYFEKHGLKDVELIKQPSWGVTRDNLELGSGGGGLDVAMVLRPMPFLMALGANTKGNKKIPIYVPLQLNVDGQGITVAKVFNAENVRLDASVMKPKIEKAKAEGKKLKFASTFKGGTSDLMLRYWLAAGGIDPDNDIDCLYVPGPQLVASMKVGNLEGFCVGDPWHERAISEKIGYSAVISGELWKDHPEKALAMRADWADKHPKAARAILKGIMEAQQWCDVMTNRDELCTILSSREYANVPVADINNRLKGAIEYGNNRPVVSNSPYVMRFWRENASYPYKSHDLWFMTENIRWNLLPAATDVKAVVGAVNRADLWQQAAKEGGIAAAQIPKVASRGVEVFFDKTRFDPANTTAYLKALKIKRVALA, from the coding sequence ATGGCAGGTAAACCACTTGGCCACAGGGGTGCTGGCACCCAGGCCGCCGACTTTGAGCAATCCGCGCGGTGGAAACCGACCAGACGCCAGTTTTTGCAGGGGAGCGGGGCCGCCTCGGCCGGTTTATTGCTGGCACCCGGGTACGCGGGGGCGGCGGACGCGCCCGAGGTGACGGCGGTTCGGATCGGCTTCGTAGGCCAGACGGACGCGTCGCCAATCATCATCGCCAAGGTCAAAGGGTACTTCGAGAAGCACGGCCTCAAGGATGTCGAACTGATCAAGCAGCCTTCGTGGGGGGTGACCCGCGACAACCTTGAACTCGGTTCCGGGGGCGGCGGACTTGATGTGGCGATGGTCCTGCGGCCGATGCCCTTTTTGATGGCCCTCGGGGCGAACACCAAGGGCAACAAAAAAATTCCCATATATGTGCCGTTGCAACTGAACGTCGACGGGCAGGGGATCACCGTGGCCAAGGTGTTCAACGCCGAGAATGTCCGCCTCGACGCCTCGGTGATGAAGCCCAAAATCGAAAAGGCCAAAGCCGAGGGCAAAAAGCTCAAGTTCGCCAGCACCTTTAAAGGCGGCACCAGCGATTTGATGCTGCGCTACTGGCTGGCCGCCGGCGGCATCGATCCGGACAACGACATTGATTGCCTGTACGTGCCGGGGCCGCAGCTGGTGGCGAGCATGAAGGTGGGCAATCTGGAGGGTTTCTGCGTAGGTGACCCCTGGCACGAGCGGGCGATCAGCGAAAAGATCGGCTACAGCGCGGTGATCTCAGGGGAACTCTGGAAGGACCATCCCGAAAAAGCCCTCGCCATGCGCGCCGACTGGGCCGACAAGCACCCCAAAGCCGCCCGCGCCATCCTCAAAGGGATTATGGAAGCCCAGCAGTGGTGCGACGTGATGACCAACCGCGACGAGTTGTGCACGATTCTCTCCTCGCGCGAGTACGCCAATGTGCCGGTGGCCGACATCAACAACCGCCTCAAAGGTGCCATCGAGTACGGCAACAACCGTCCGGTGGTGAGTAACAGTCCCTACGTGATGCGCTTCTGGCGCGAAAACGCCTCCTATCCCTACAAGAGCCACGATCTCTGGTTTATGACCGAGAATATCCGCTGGAACTTGCTGCCGGCTGCTACCGATGTCAAGGCGGTGGTGGGGGCGGTCAACCGCGCCGATCTGTGGCAGCAGGCCGCCAAAGAAGGGGGCATTGCCGCTGCGCAGATTCCGAAGGTGGCCTCGCGGGGTGTGGAGGTGTTCTTCGACAAGACCCGCTTCGACCCGGCCAACACCACCGCCTATCTCAAAGCGCTCAAAATCAAGCGCGTCGCGCTCGCTTGA